A genomic stretch from Pararhizobium sp. IMCC21322 includes:
- the ileS gene encoding isoleucine--tRNA ligase, with translation MAENTNAPARDYSKTLFLPKTDFPMRAGLPKKEPEILSFWDRTSLQKQILSNTMLNGASAQERPKFVLHDGPPYANGNLHIGHALNKVLKDIICRSKQMQGFHAPYVPGWDCHGLPIEWKIEEQYRAKGKNKDDVPINEFRKECREFAEHWIGEQSKEFLRLGVQGDFDDPYKTMAFHAEARIAGELMKFANTGQLYRGSKPIMWSVVERTALAEAEVEYHTYESDTIWVKFPVIKGPDALQGASVVIWTTTPWTIPGSRSVCFSGTVSYGLYEVSAAENDFGPQPGDKLIFADALAEECGSKAKVQLSRISNVSADDLTGMVLHHPLQGMGVEGYQFQIPMLEGDHVTAETGTGFVHTAPGHGRDDFEIWVAKRRDIAALGIDTSIPFTVDDAGFFTEDAPGFGPAAEGGAARVIDDKGKKGDANQRVITALIGQSKLFARGRLKHDYPHSWRSKKPVIFRNTPQWFVYMDEDIEGQADDTLRRRALNAIDATRFYPDAGQKRLRSMIENRPDWVLSRQRAWGVPIAVFADEDGNLLVDDAVNQRILDAFETEGADAWFEAGAKERFLGNDHDPDKWEPVTDILDVWFDSGSTHSYVLEDRPELKWPADLYLEGSDQHRGWFHSSLLESCGTRGRAPYEAVLTHGFTMDQDGRKMSKSLGNTVAPQDIIKQYGADILRLWVASVDYSEDQRLGPEIIKTNVESYRKLRNSIRWMLGALTHFNAETDRVSYSELPELERYMLHQLSTLEDTVNEGYDAYDFKKVFSALSRFMNLDLSAFYFDVRKDTLYCDPISSLTRKAALTVIDQIFDNLVRWLAPIIPFTSEETWLSRHDRLDVLGAEEGQTGSDSATPSIHLQDFNKLPEEWLNDDLSHKWGKIRAVRMVVTGALEIERREKRIGSSLEAAPHVYLEGDAYSGVEEQADFADICITSGIDVKTGEAPSDAFRLDEVPGVAVVFAAADGQKCARSWKFSTEIGQDPDYPEVTLRDAQALRELAAAGLLEA, from the coding sequence ATGGCTGAAAATACCAATGCGCCAGCGCGCGACTATTCCAAAACACTGTTTTTGCCGAAGACCGATTTTCCAATGCGGGCGGGTTTGCCCAAGAAGGAACCTGAAATCCTGTCCTTCTGGGACCGGACGTCTTTGCAGAAACAAATCCTGAGCAACACCATGCTGAACGGTGCCAGCGCTCAAGAGCGCCCCAAATTCGTGCTTCATGATGGCCCGCCTTATGCGAATGGCAATCTGCATATCGGACATGCGTTGAATAAGGTTCTGAAGGACATCATTTGCCGGTCCAAGCAGATGCAGGGCTTCCACGCGCCTTATGTGCCGGGTTGGGATTGCCACGGCCTACCGATTGAATGGAAGATCGAGGAACAATATCGCGCCAAGGGCAAAAACAAGGACGATGTTCCCATCAACGAATTCCGTAAGGAATGTCGCGAATTTGCCGAGCATTGGATTGGTGAGCAATCGAAGGAATTTCTGCGGCTGGGCGTGCAGGGGGACTTTGACGATCCTTACAAAACCATGGCTTTTCACGCTGAGGCGCGGATTGCCGGTGAGTTGATGAAATTCGCCAACACGGGTCAATTGTACCGCGGCTCCAAACCCATCATGTGGTCGGTGGTCGAGCGGACGGCTCTGGCCGAAGCCGAAGTCGAATACCATACTTACGAAAGTGATACGATCTGGGTAAAATTCCCGGTCATCAAAGGGCCCGATGCATTGCAGGGGGCCAGCGTGGTGATCTGGACAACCACACCCTGGACGATCCCGGGTAGTCGCAGTGTGTGTTTCTCGGGAACTGTGTCCTACGGCCTTTATGAAGTTTCCGCTGCAGAGAATGATTTTGGTCCGCAGCCCGGAGACAAGCTGATCTTTGCCGATGCTTTGGCAGAAGAATGCGGATCAAAAGCAAAAGTTCAGCTGTCGCGGATTTCTAACGTGTCGGCAGATGATCTGACCGGCATGGTCCTGCATCATCCACTGCAAGGTATGGGCGTTGAGGGCTATCAGTTTCAGATCCCGATGCTGGAAGGCGATCATGTAACCGCTGAAACCGGTACAGGCTTCGTACACACAGCACCTGGCCATGGCCGTGATGACTTTGAAATCTGGGTTGCCAAACGCCGCGACATAGCTGCGCTCGGCATTGATACCTCCATCCCCTTCACGGTGGATGATGCCGGGTTCTTCACTGAAGATGCGCCCGGCTTTGGCCCGGCTGCAGAAGGTGGTGCTGCCCGTGTTATTGACGACAAGGGCAAGAAGGGCGACGCCAACCAGCGTGTCATCACAGCGCTTATCGGCCAGAGCAAGCTGTTTGCGCGCGGCCGCCTGAAGCATGATTACCCGCATTCCTGGCGCTCCAAGAAACCGGTTATCTTCCGTAACACCCCGCAATGGTTCGTCTATATGGACGAAGATATTGAAGGGCAGGCGGACGATACGCTGCGTCGCCGTGCCTTGAACGCCATTGATGCCACACGTTTCTATCCCGATGCCGGACAGAAACGATTGCGCTCGATGATCGAAAACCGCCCCGATTGGGTGCTGTCCCGCCAGCGTGCCTGGGGTGTCCCGATTGCAGTCTTTGCAGATGAGGACGGCAATTTGCTCGTCGATGACGCGGTTAATCAGCGCATTCTGGATGCATTTGAGACCGAAGGCGCAGATGCCTGGTTTGAAGCAGGTGCCAAGGAACGTTTCCTCGGCAATGATCATGATCCCGACAAGTGGGAACCCGTGACAGACATTCTGGATGTCTGGTTCGACAGTGGATCGACGCATTCCTATGTTCTGGAAGATCGGCCTGAATTGAAATGGCCGGCAGATCTGTATCTGGAAGGCTCTGACCAACATCGTGGCTGGTTCCATTCATCGCTTCTGGAAAGCTGCGGCACACGAGGGCGCGCGCCTTATGAAGCTGTGCTGACCCATGGCTTTACGATGGATCAGGATGGCCGGAAAATGTCGAAATCTCTCGGTAATACCGTCGCGCCCCAGGATATCATCAAACAATATGGTGCCGATATTCTGCGTCTTTGGGTGGCATCGGTTGATTATTCCGAGGATCAGCGTCTGGGACCGGAAATCATCAAGACGAATGTCGAATCCTATCGCAAACTGCGCAATTCAATCCGCTGGATGCTGGGTGCCTTGACCCACTTCAATGCGGAAACGGATCGGGTGTCCTATTCTGAATTGCCAGAGCTGGAGCGCTATATGCTGCATCAGCTCTCCACTTTGGAAGACACCGTCAATGAGGGCTATGACGCCTATGATTTCAAAAAGGTGTTCAGTGCGCTGTCGCGTTTCATGAACCTTGATTTGTCGGCGTTCTATTTTGATGTGCGTAAAGACACATTGTATTGCGATCCCATCTCCAGCCTTACCCGCAAGGCCGCGCTGACGGTGATTGACCAGATCTTCGACAATCTGGTGCGCTGGCTTGCCCCGATCATTCCGTTTACCAGCGAAGAAACCTGGTTGTCGCGCCATGACAGGCTGGATGTATTGGGTGCAGAAGAGGGCCAGACAGGTTCGGACAGTGCAACACCATCTATCCATCTTCAGGATTTCAACAAACTTCCCGAAGAATGGCTGAATGATGATTTGTCTCACAAATGGGGCAAGATTCGCGCTGTGCGGATGGTTGTCACCGGTGCCTTGGAAATCGAGCGACGTGAAAAACGCATTGGCTCGTCTCTGGAAGCAGCGCCACATGTCTATCTCGAAGGCGACGCGTATAGTGGTGTGGAAGAACAGGCTGATTTCGCGGATATCTGCATCACCAGTGGCATTGATGTCAAAACCGGTGAGGCCCCGTCGGACGCGTTTCGTCTGGACGAAGTGCCGGGTGTTGCCGTGGTCTTTGCCGCAGCTGATGGGCAGAAATGCGCACGCTCCTGGAAGTTTTCCACTGAAATTGGGCAGGACCCGGATTATCCGGAGGTCACGCTGCGCGATGCGCAGGCACTGCGCGAACTGGCCGCTGCCGGTCTTTTGGAGGCATAG
- the lspA gene encoding signal peptidase II: MRWAAILLILDQASKYGILYGLGLRQGQKIVLNPYMDLLMVWNRGISYGLFQQNSDIGRWLLVGVGLAACVAIWIWANRVQTKWFRIGAALVIGGGLGNTVDRVIYGAVADFVSLHAFDFYWYVFNVADVAIVAGFVLLLYDMIWSGSAPEKPDGS, translated from the coding sequence TTGCGCTGGGCCGCCATTCTTTTGATTCTGGATCAGGCATCAAAATACGGAATTCTGTATGGGCTTGGGCTTCGGCAAGGGCAGAAGATTGTTCTGAACCCGTATATGGACCTGTTGATGGTGTGGAATCGGGGGATCAGTTACGGCCTGTTTCAACAGAACAGTGACATTGGACGGTGGCTCCTGGTCGGTGTGGGTCTGGCCGCATGTGTGGCCATCTGGATCTGGGCGAACCGTGTCCAGACAAAATGGTTCCGCATAGGCGCAGCGCTCGTGATCGGCGGTGGGCTTGGAAACACCGTTGACCGGGTGATCTATGGCGCGGTCGCGGATTTTGTTTCGCTGCACGCGTTTGATTTTTATTGGTATGTCTTCAACGTCGCTGATGTTGCAATCGTTGCAGGATTCGTGCTGCTCCTGTATGACATGATCTGGTCGGGATCGGCCCCTGAGAAGCCGGACGGGTCTTAA
- the mutL gene encoding DNA mismatch repair endonuclease MutL, protein MIIRQLTEGTINRIAAGEVVERPASVVKELVENAIDAEATRIDIVTASGGKTMLRVTDNGVGMNADDLALAVERHCTSKLNENDLFDIQSLGFRGEALPSIGSVAELSIKTRQQGADTGWALTIDGGQKSAVSPTALNTGTQIEARNLFFTTPARLKFLKSDRAETSAITDVVKRLALAHPNIRFSLAGPDRTALDYGAASGDEALLSRITQVMGKEFRDNAVAIDAVREGVRLTGFAALPTFNRANTLQQFFFVNGRPVRDRQLLGALRAAYSDFQSKHRHPVAVLFVDIDPHQVDVNVQPTKADVRFRDAALVRGLIIGAIREAMAATGHRSATTGGAEALALLQRRHIPSTRPSDWQQSAFRPDFQAAPDARDAMQGDRFAEPSQAAYEAFGANAGFEGFQNPSADTRPMQAAQYEPEAAHLPLGAARAQLHENYIVAQTEDGLVIVDQHAAHERLVYERLKAALAKKEVATQMLLIPDIIDLPEDDVDRLEARAEELNHLGLHLERFGPGAICVRETPALLGDTDVGGLVRDIADDLAELDASTRLEERLHFVAATMACHGSVRSGRRLRAEEMNALLRDMEATPNSGQCNHGRPTYVELKLADIEKLFGRR, encoded by the coding sequence ATGATCATCCGACAATTGACGGAAGGCACCATAAACCGCATTGCCGCTGGCGAAGTGGTGGAGCGGCCTGCCAGTGTGGTCAAGGAACTGGTCGAAAACGCGATTGACGCTGAAGCGACCCGAATTGACATCGTCACCGCAAGCGGCGGCAAGACCATGCTCAGGGTTACCGATAATGGCGTTGGCATGAACGCGGATGACCTTGCACTGGCGGTTGAACGCCACTGCACCAGCAAGCTCAATGAAAATGATCTGTTCGATATTCAAAGCCTCGGCTTTCGTGGTGAGGCATTGCCGTCAATCGGCTCGGTCGCAGAATTATCCATCAAGACCAGACAGCAAGGTGCAGACACTGGCTGGGCATTGACAATCGATGGTGGGCAGAAATCGGCTGTCAGCCCGACGGCACTGAATACGGGCACCCAGATTGAAGCGCGGAACCTGTTTTTCACCACGCCAGCGCGCCTCAAGTTTCTGAAGAGCGATCGCGCTGAAACTTCAGCCATTACCGACGTGGTAAAGCGCCTGGCGCTGGCGCATCCCAACATCCGGTTTTCCCTGGCAGGACCAGACCGCACAGCACTCGATTATGGCGCAGCCAGTGGAGATGAGGCGCTCCTGTCGCGCATTACCCAGGTTATGGGAAAAGAGTTTCGTGACAATGCGGTTGCCATTGATGCGGTGCGCGAAGGTGTTCGACTTACCGGCTTTGCAGCCCTGCCAACCTTTAATCGCGCCAACACGCTTCAGCAGTTCTTCTTCGTCAACGGACGCCCTGTCCGGGACCGGCAATTGCTGGGTGCCTTGCGCGCAGCCTATTCCGATTTCCAGTCAAAACACCGCCATCCCGTGGCGGTTCTGTTTGTCGACATCGACCCACATCAGGTGGATGTCAATGTGCAACCCACCAAAGCCGATGTCCGCTTTCGGGATGCAGCGCTGGTGCGCGGCCTGATCATTGGCGCAATCCGCGAAGCGATGGCGGCAACCGGCCACCGCTCGGCCACCACAGGCGGCGCAGAGGCGCTGGCGCTGCTTCAGCGGCGTCACATTCCATCAACACGACCATCAGACTGGCAACAATCGGCTTTCAGGCCCGACTTTCAGGCTGCACCAGACGCGCGAGACGCCATGCAGGGCGACAGGTTTGCTGAGCCCTCACAGGCTGCTTACGAGGCGTTTGGTGCCAATGCCGGCTTCGAGGGCTTTCAAAACCCGTCAGCCGACACCAGGCCTATGCAGGCGGCGCAGTATGAACCAGAGGCGGCTCATCTGCCGCTGGGCGCAGCACGAGCGCAACTCCATGAAAATTATATTGTCGCCCAGACCGAAGATGGTCTGGTTATCGTTGATCAGCATGCGGCCCATGAAAGGCTGGTCTATGAACGGCTGAAGGCCGCACTGGCAAAGAAAGAAGTCGCGACCCAGATGCTGTTGATACCTGATATCATTGATCTGCCGGAAGATGATGTGGATCGTCTGGAAGCACGTGCTGAAGAACTCAACCATCTGGGCCTGCATCTGGAACGTTTCGGGCCAGGGGCCATCTGCGTGCGTGAAACACCCGCTCTGCTGGGCGACACGGATGTGGGCGGTCTGGTGCGCGATATTGCCGATGATCTAGCCGAACTGGACGCGTCCACACGGCTTGAGGAACGGCTGCATTTTGTGGCTGCAACCATGGCCTGCCATGGCTCTGTGCGCTCTGGCCGACGATTGAGAGCGGAAGAAATGAACGCTCTTTTGCGCGACATGGAGGCAACGCCAAACTCGGGGCAATGCAACCATGGGCGTCCGACCTATGTGGAGCTGAAACTGGCTGACATAGAAAAACTGTTTGGGCGTCGCTGA
- a CDS encoding SDR family oxidoreductase, producing the protein MTQKTALVTGGSSGIGRATALKLAGAGYTVAVCGRRMDALEETIAQGKDLPGTIIASAADVSDAASVEALFTDLKERLPRLDVLFNNAGVSSPSTNFGDVTFDDWRRVMGINLDGMFLVANNAYRWMRDQEPQGGRIVNNGSISAYVPRPGSVCYTASKHAVTGLTRTISLDGRIHNIACGQIDIGNAASDMTAHFDKGLPQADGSVKPEPTMDVDHVANAVLQMAELPLNANVQFMNIMARDMPFIGRG; encoded by the coding sequence ATGACACAGAAAACAGCACTTGTAACAGGCGGCAGCTCAGGCATTGGCCGGGCCACCGCATTAAAGCTTGCAGGCGCAGGATACACAGTTGCTGTCTGTGGGCGGCGGATGGACGCACTGGAAGAGACAATTGCGCAAGGCAAAGACTTGCCGGGAACCATTATCGCCTCTGCCGCAGACGTGTCCGATGCGGCCTCGGTGGAAGCCCTGTTTACTGATTTGAAGGAACGCCTGCCACGGCTGGATGTCCTGTTCAACAATGCCGGGGTTTCCAGTCCCTCCACAAATTTTGGCGACGTCACATTCGACGATTGGCGCCGGGTTATGGGCATTAATCTCGATGGTATGTTTCTGGTTGCCAACAATGCTTATCGCTGGATGCGCGATCAGGAACCGCAAGGCGGACGGATCGTCAATAATGGCTCCATTTCAGCCTATGTCCCGCGTCCGGGCTCGGTCTGTTATACCGCTTCCAAACATGCTGTTACCGGCCTGACGCGCACCATTTCGCTGGACGGCCGCATCCATAATATTGCTTGTGGACAAATTGATATCGGCAATGCAGCGTCCGATATGACAGCTCATTTTGACAAGGGTCTTCCCCAGGCCGATGGCTCGGTAAAGCCAGAGCCGACCATGGATGTGGACCATGTGGCCAATGCGGTGCTGCAGATGGCAGAACTGCCCTTGAACGCCAATGTTCAATTCATGAATATCATGGCCCGCGACATGCCATTCATCGGTCGCGGATAG